The window CTGTACGAAAAGTTCAGCCCCGCGGGGCCTGTGCTGTCCATCCGGGTCTGCCGCGATATGATCACCCGCCGCTCCCTGGGCTATGCCTACGTCAACTTCCAGCAGCCGGCCGACGGTGAGTAGAAGCTGTGCCCACACGTGCGTGGGAGCCCGGCGGACCCCGGGAGTCGTCTTCTGGCAGGGCCCTCCTGCCGAGGAGGGCGGCATCACGACAGCATGTTGCCACCGAAGCTGGGAGCAGGGTGCAGAGATTGAGAACGTGGACCCGGCATCAGATGACTCGAGTTTCAATCTTGTTTCTACCACTTGCtaactgggtgaccttgggctaCTTATTGGTGTTGCTGGTAGTGGGGTGGAAACCAAGGAGACTGTAAAACAGGATTAGAGTGAAGCCATTGGCATTCCACTGTGTGTGGTCCTTGTCAGTGGGGCTGGGCTGTTAGAGACCCTTGCTTGTGCCCCTCACAGGCTGGCCAAAAAGGCGGGACGTTTGAAACACAATTCCCCTCAAAAGTTGTATATTGTAAAGCTCCTGCCCGCTCCGCCACCTTTACTAACCTTGACTACCTGATGTTGTGCTGATAAAAGATCGGTCAgggcaggcaggaggcagagggaaggtTTCTGTGCGTTAAACTCTCGCAGAGACTTAGGTTAGTGCCACAAAAGCTGCGTGTGCCAGGCCAGGTCCTTGGTCTGTGTGTTTGCCACTGGAGTGGAGAAGTGCTTTACTCTGGACAAGTGGTATCCAGGCTGTGTGCTGTAGAGAGTGTCGTGGAGGTAGTTTGGGGAAGCGTCACTTGAAAATCTGGTGGCATTTGTCACCTCAGCTGTAACAGTGCTTTGCACTCGTCAGAGCCCTTTTACTTCATCTAATTTGAAGAAAATGGGACTCctgagaaggaaaaggaatgCAAAAAGTTGGAAGCCAAGTTGGgactcccagcacagtgctctgcCACCTCAGATTGTGGCCTTAGCATGGAGCATGGAGAGAGGTATGCTGCAGGCGTGGCAGGAGTGAGGCCAGAGGAAACCTGATCAGAGGCTGCACGTGACTCCAGATTAAAAGGGAACAACTGCAGAGATCATTACTGGGAGAAACAAGCCATTCTATGGCAGAGGATCTCCAGGTCCCTAGTTTTGGGGTCCCCACTTTGTTTTCTGTCTGAGGCCCAGAGTTACTACTTGCCCAGGTTGCAGCTGAGACCAGAGAATTGGACATGTTGAGAGGGACTAGGTATTGCTACTGTCAATCCAGTGTGCTCCAAGCTGAGTTCTGTCCATGGCCATAGGAGCGCAAAGGTAGCTGAGTGTGGTCTTTTTAGGGGATAATGTACCACATTAGCTGTTGTCTGCCTTCTTGACTTTTGAACAAAAGTCGTGTCACTTAGAGATAGCAGAAGCCATTGGTCAGTGTGTCTGCCAACACATACTTCTGCAGGACTTCTCCCTGCTATAAATAAGTGCAGCCAGATTTGTCAGACTAAGCCGGCTTGCCTTGTGCAGTGCTGTCTGGAAATAGATGAGGAGCTGTGTTGAAATGGGCTCCTTTACTGCTAATTAATGAAATAGTTTGCCATCCCAGCTATCTATCTCTGATAGCCATCACAAGCAAACTCCTTTTCCTGGCCTGTTCCGGACTTGGATCTGTCTTGTCATCTCCCCTTTTCCCAACTACCTGCCACACAGATGAGCCCACCTTCTGAAGGGGGTGGGGAAAGTTGTTGGAAATAATGAGTGAAAATAAATTctcctgccgggcgcggtggctcaagcctgtaatcccagcactttgggaggccgaggcgggcggatcacgaggtcaggagatcgagaccatcctggctaacacggtgaaaccccgtctctactaaaaatacaaaaaaaaaaaaaaagtagctgggtgagttggtgggcgcctgtagtcccagctactcgggaggctgaggcaggagaatggcgtgaacccgggaggtggaggttgcagtgagccgagatcgcgccactgcactccagcctgggggacagagcaagactcccgtctcaaaaaaaaaaaaaaaaaaaaaaaaaaaataaattctcctGGCTAATGAAACAGTTGAGCTTGTGGAGCGGCAGAGTTGGGGAATTTTGTCCCTCCCTTAAGTGAGATGTTGCCTTAAGGCAAGGAGCAGGTTCCACTGCTCTGATCCTGTGTAAATCCTCTCATGGAGGAGGTTCTGGGTGATGTCACCATTAGGAGATGCCATCATAGCCTTAAGGAAAAGTGGCCACCAGATCTGGGCATTCTTGTTGCGATTAGTGATGAGAAGTGTTTTGGCTGGCAGGTGGTGTTATATTTTAGCTTttggttctttttgttgttgtttgttttgagacgctgtttcactcttgttgcccaggctggagtgcaatggcgcgatctcagctcactgcaacctctgactcctgggttcaaacgattttccggccttagcctcctgagtagctgggattacaggcgcccgccaccacgcccagctaattttgtatttttagtagagatggggtttcaccatgttggtcaggctggtctcgaactcctgacctcaggtgatccacccgccttggcctcccaaagtgctgggattacaggagtgagccaccgtaccgTACCCGGCCCAGCTTTTGGTTCTTTAAATTGTCTCTGGTGTACACATGGACTTGGTTGGGAAGCTAAGGAAGCATTCCAAGGCGCTGGATGGGGAAGTTGGTTGAGCACCCAGGGTAGCTGAAGTCCTAGAATTCTACAGAACTTCCGTTAAGGCTTCAAAAGGTGGGTGCAGGGCCTACCATCTGTGCACTGTCTGCTTAGGCGGAAGGTATGGCGGTTTAATCCTTGTGATAGTACAGATAACTTTTCCATGTGTGATCAGTTGTATCCATTTTGATGATTGACGCTTTTTTGTTTAAATCAATGTCTGTTTtcagaaattgaaaataaaagaaactgaacTGAATTCTGAATTCAGGGATAGcaccttttttttccccagatcaTTTGCTTATAGGTTTTGTCACTTGTCTCCATAGGTGGATTGCAGACTAAATGACTTGGTAACTTTGATGCAATACctcactgaaaaataaatcagataaCCTAGTATTAGTTTCGTAATCACTAGCTAGCTGCACAGCTTAGTTACCCTAAACGTAAGTTTGttcattttgtaaaatgtgtAATTTCAGCTGTCCCACCTGAGTCATGGTGGGTGGTAGTCTGCAAAGTCTCTTCTAAATGGTAAAGCTTAGTCAAATGTGAGGTATTATCATTGGATCTTGGTGTCATTAAGGCCATTTAGATTATCTTTACTTATGGCCCCTTTATCCAACAAGGGCACAGACCCAGAAGGGTGTTTAGACTTCCGTCATGAAGTAGAGTCATTAGCTGGAACTTACACTACCCTTACTAACAGTGCAGGCTGGAGAAATCTGATGCccttttattttaatagagttGCCTTTTATCAAGAATGATTACCTTGAAAAGTCCTGGAGTAATCTGTTCTTAGGCTGTTGGCCTGTGGGAGCTGATGTTTTCTCTCCTTATTGAAATGTGTTTCTCTCTTACAGCTGAGCGGGCTTTGGACACCATGAACTTTGATGTGATTAAGGGAAAGCCAATCCGCATCATGTGGTCTCAGAGGGATCCCTCTTTGAGAAAATCTGGTGTGGGAAACGTCTTCATCAAGAACCTGGACAAATCTATAGATAACAAGGCACTTTATGATACTTTTTCTGCTTTTGGAAACATACTATCCTGCAAGGTAAACATTGATTAAATGATTTCAGCAGAATAATTAATTGATTCTTGAAAACAAGATAAATACCAAACGGAGAACTATCTTGGAATTGGGCATCAGGGTATGGGAATTTTCAAAATGCTGGACATGGAATCCTAAAAGTTGCCATAGGTAATCTCGGGGCCACACCCAGCGTAACCAGCACACGCTTTCATACCCTTgttctttcctctgcctgaaatatTCTTCCTGTTCTTTACCTTTGGAAAGCCCACGTTTTTCTTTTGGGATAGGGGAAAGGAGAGGACCAGAGAAGTGTCTCTGGTCTTCAGGAAACTTAATCACTGTAGAAGCATAAATTCACTCTATTCCTTCTACGTATCTGTTTTATGCTGAGCACTTTAAAACTTAAACGGTACTACTTAAAAACATAGGGTAGTGTGTTTAATGCCAtactacactgaaaatctgttgtggccttggaaaatgttttgttttctgcagCACTGTGGTTTGCACCTAGATCTCTTAAAATGTGTTGTTGTGTTTTAAagagacaagtcttgctctgtctgtcacccagggtggagtgcagtggtctagtaacagctcattgtagcctcgacctcctgggctcaagccatcctcccacctcagcctcccaagtagctggaactacaggcacgtgccaccacactcagttaatttttttcttttttgtagagacagggtctctctccattgtcaggctggtctccagcttctGGCTCcaacgatcctcctgctttggcctcccaaagcattgggattacaggcgtgagtcacagcacccaattttaagtattttttgtttgtttgtttgtttttgataaaaGTGAAGAAAACATTTGGAATAGAAGCATCTTAGTAGTGGCTACCTTTGTAAATGGAACACTTACCTAGGTACCTGGTGCTGTGCTAGCTGTTAGAAAAATTATACTGGTGTACTTGGCCACCTTTGGCCATGGATGGGCTAGAGTCTTCTCAGGCACAAGATACCCTGAGGTTCTCGTGTCTCAGAAGCTGGCCAGTGGTGCTAAAGTGGTCCACCTTGTCTTTGACAGGTGGTGTGTGATGAGAACGGCTCTAAGGGTTATGCCTTTGTCCACTTCGAGACCCAAGAGGCTGCCGACAAGGCCATCGAGAAGATGAATGGCATGCTCCTCAATGACCGCAAAGTGTGAGTGTCCCAGTCCGGAGCAACAACCATCGCATGAGCCAGCCGTGGCCCCACCTCGGTATTAACTGGCACACACAAGGCGGCTACTGGTTCTCGGCCCAAGTGTGGCCTGCTCCTACCTCTCCACTCCAGGGCTGGTGAGTCTCCCTGCCTGAGCCGTGGCAGCCCTTTTGACTCGCCAAGGTGGGCTTCCTGCCCAAGCCATGGCCTGCCTGCCGCCTCTCCCTTAAAGGCATCTGTCTGTGGGTTTTGTGAGCATCAACAACTGGGGCTGCCTGGAAAGCAGCTCTAAGCTCACTCTGAGTCGGGGTCTTGGCCAGCGGCAGAGTGGAGAGGGCCCTGGACTGACCAGGAGCTGTATactagcagtgtgaccttggctTTCCTGTGATTCAGGTCTGTCCATGGGTCCCTCGCTAGTGGTTGATGCCAAATTGTCCCTGCGGTTCTCCATTTTCTAACTTATGACTCAGTGACCTAATACAAAGCTGGCTCCATAGTAATACTTGGTGACAATGAAAAATCCCATCCCTTTGCAGAAAAACTTCACAACAGACCTTGTTGCTTTGGTGTGGTTGTTACTGTAGAATGCAGAGAGGGGGAACTTACCAAAGCCATATGGGGAGAAGAAGGGACAATAAAGTCTTGGCTATTACaagccaaaataatttttgtccTTTGTGTCATTCAACATACCAGAGGAGGGGTTATGTTTATAATCTCTGTGTGTCCAGTGGTTGATCTACAGATAtcactaaaaagaaatataaaaatgtcagTGTATGGATAAATTTTAAGTATAACAgtaccaaaataaatttaaaaagtaaagggtGCCCCTTCACTCCAACAATCTCATACCTAGGATTAACCACTGTTAACAGTTTGGTTTGTATCCTTCCAGACCTTTTCTATGCATTTACGTAGTTGCACAGAAATGAACGTTTTAAAAACATGGCCATCAGGTTTCTTCATGAAGGCAGTGTGATGTGGTAGGAGTAGCCCTGGTCTAAGCCAGGAGCCCTGGGGCTGGTCCTCACAGGATAGTcctgcctttttctctttctgctgggGACTCGGGGTATCTCTGAGACTCCTTGGTGTGGTGGATGGGGATCTCGTGTTTTAACCTCTCCTGTCATTAACCTGTATTCCTGTGGGTCCCTGGACATCATGTTTTATTCCTCTGGGTAATTACTGTTCTTCATGGTTTCATTTTAGATTTGTGGGCAGATTCAAGTCTCGCAAAGAGCGGGAAGCTGAGCTTGGAGCCAAAGCCAAGGAATTCACCAATGTTTATATCAAAAACTTTGGGGAAGAGGTGGATGATGAGAGTCTGAAAGAGCTATTCAGTCAGTTTGGTAAGTTGGGGGTCGTTGTCCCCTTTCACAGTCTACCAGACCCAGCTGTTCTTTCTTAAGAGATGAGGGCACTGCTCCAGAGATTTGCTTCAAGTGAGTTTCCAGAGGGAAGCCTTCTCTCCTTGAGCTGTGCTCAAGATGTTGTTACTAATGGTTCTGTCCTTTGGTAATAGGTAAGACCCTAAGTGTCAAGGTGATGAGAGATCCCAGTGGGAAATCCAAAGGCTTTGGCTTTGTGAGTTACGAAAAACACGAGGATGCCAATAAGGTGAGTGTACCACAAAGATTCGGAAAAGCTTGTAAGAGGTTGCCCCAGAGTATGGGCAGGGTCTTGCTAGCACCTACCTAGAGCTGGGATGGTCTGAGTATCTGGTAGTAGATGTAACATTACTATACTCTGGGATCATCTTCCTGGGTTCCACATGTTAACTTCATGTAGGTGTTTACAAAGCACTTGGCACATACCTGTCACCTCGGCTATCAGTTGTTGAAAGAATAGGACAGACGTTTGTTCTGCTGCAAAGGTGAGAGAACTAAAGCCCAGTGAGTGCTGATTTGATAACAGCACAGCAGCTACTTGTGGGCAAAGCATTGTGCCAGACCCTCAACATGTATCACTTAAATACCCACAAAAGCACCTGCAGAATTTACTGGCGCCGGAATATTATATCGCCCTAGGCTCATGTCAGCACACTTGTGTTTATACACCTGTACTATTTCTATATTATCTGGATCAATAACCCATTTAAATATTaacctcactttacagatgaggaagtttgGATTTGTGTAAGGTGGAATGAATTTAGTTTTTAGTCCCATAGTAGAAAGAATATCTGGGACTTAGACTTCCAGAATAAGACCCCATTGCTGcaactttattttaaagacatatttttcCTCTCTAGGCTGTGGAAGAgatgaatggaaaagaaataagtgGTAAAATCATATTTGTAGGCCGTGCACAAAAGAAAGTAGAACGGCAGGCAGAGTTAAAACGGAAATTTGAACAGTTGAAACAGGAGAGAATTAGTCGATATCAGGTAAGGTGGTCTTGGCCCAGCCTAGCAATGGGATTTGCTGTGAAATATTTGCAGAACCACCCTTATGTTTAGGGGGTTTTCTTTTTGGGGACTTGGAGTGTGTTCTTCTTCCCATTTTCCCCAAGAAGATCAGGTTTAAAAGGATATATACCTACTACATATGACTGATTATTATAGAACCAGAAACGAGATGAGTTTATTCATCAAGATGCTCTCTATTTTGGAAGCCTCAGCCTGTTGCTGAGGTTAGCCATGTAGGTTCCTTTTACTTAAATGAGACTCCTCTGTTTGGCATAGCTTCAAGAAGACCCCTGCTGGGGTGGGTGAGTGGTCACCAGAGCAGCTGTGGGGAGAGGTGACAAAAGGTGACTGCACTGATGATCCTGTTTCAGGGCAGTAGTTTCACAACTTTGGGCTTGCATCAGATTCATCAGCagagcttgttaaaacagatAGCTGGGCTCCAGCCCCGGAGTTTTTCAGATTCATTGGGTTTGGGGTCTGGCctgagaatttcatttctttttttttttttttttcttgagatggagtctcgctctgtcgcccaggctggagtgcagtggcacagtctcagctcactgcaagctgcgcctcccgggttcacgccattctcctgcctcagcctcctgagtagctgggactacaggcgcccgccaccatgcccggctaattttttgtatttttagtagagacggggtttcaccgtgttagccaggatggtctcgatctcctgaccttgtgattcgcctgtcttgtcctcccaaagtgctgggattacaggcgtgagccaccgcttcaGGCCGAGAATcttatttctaacaagttcccaaagATGCTAGTGCTCCTGGTCTGGGGGGCCACCCTTTgggaaccactttttttttttttgagacggagtctcgctttctcacccaggctggagtgcagtgtcgcgatctcggctcactgcaagctccgcctcccgggttcacgccattctcccgcctcagcctctctgagtagctgggactacaggcgcccgccaccacgcccggctaattttttgtatttttagtagagatggggtttcaccgtggtctcgatctcctgacctcgtgatccacccacctcggcctcccaaagtgctgggattacaagcgtgagccaccgcgcccggccgggaaccACTTTCTTAGGGAATATTTGTGGTATAGAAGTGCAGTTAACAGTGATCTTTTTCCTTCAGGGGGTGAATCTCTACATTAAGAACTTGGATGACACTATTgatgatgagaaattaaggaaagaattttcTCCTTTTGGATCAATTACCAGTGCTAAGGTATTATACTGAGATCTGGGGATTGAAagcagtagtattccattataggCTTATTGGCATTTGTTCCATTGAAGGAATAGCATTTAAATTATGTTCATTTCTGAAAGTAGCTACTGCGTTTTTCTAGCAAAATTTCTGGATGCATTCTGGAGAATGACATTTCATTAGGTTAACATTACACTGTTTCCCAAGCACTGGAGTCTGGAGAGGAATTTGACCCAGCCCCTTCTTGCCAACCCAGAGCACCTGAATCTTTCCCATTCCTTGCTGCCTCGTGCTGGTGTGGGGACAGATGGTGCTACAGAATGAGCAGAGGAAATCCAGACAGgttgttttccatttgtcttGGGGCCTGTCTCTACAGCTCTGCCACATTTTCTCCTTGAGAATGAAGGTATTTTGAAGATTTTGGAGGTGGGCTTGGGAACTTCCACCCTGGTcttaaaaagagaggaaaggggagtGGAAGGTTTTTCCATGTTTCGTAGTGTGCATCATTTGCTTGATTTTCTTTAATAATCATATCAACTGAGTTAGGGTAAGTAGGAacctcattttagagataaggaattTTAGTCCTTGAACAAGAGAATGCTGACTACATGGGGATGGTGTCCTGCTTGTCCTTGGCACTTCGGGAGCAGGATGGAAACTGGTGTCATCTGAACATTTTGAGTTATGGCCGGATGCAGACTCCGCTCTTGCTAAACAGAGGTGTACCAGATGCCACAAAGTCCTTTAGTTGATGAGAAGGGAAGCCATGTGGGCTGGTAAGGGCTTAGTGGCCCTGCCCTGGCTCTTAGTGGACTTTGCTCCCAACCTGGGAATGTGGAAAGCAATGTTATCAGTTGTAGTAGGGAGTTGGCCAGAGGCCAACTGTGGGTTTGCCCAGTTCTTAACCCTTTCATTTTTGCTGTGACCCCCTTGACTGGCCCTCATCAGTGTAAGGAGTGATTTTCTATCCTTGCTTATCTGCCTAGTAGTCAAGTTGGCATTTGTTAAGAGAGCAAAAGAGCCATACCTTGAATTATCACCATTTTCATGATGATGGTGTGGCATTTTTTTCCACATACCTTACTGGCCCACCTCATTGGTAGAGAGTTATGGGGTgatgcactgtttttttttttttttttttttttttttgagatggagtctcgctctctcacccaggctggagtgcggcgccgcgatctcggctcactgcaagctccgcctcccgggttcccgccattctcctgcctcagcctctctgagtagctgggactacaggcgcccgccaccacgcccagctaattttttgtatttttagtagagacggggtttcaccgtggtcttgatctcctgaccttgtgatccgcccgcctcggcttcccaaagtgctgggattacaggcgtgagccaccgcgcccggccaatgcacTTCTTTACTTCCCTATCCTCTGCTTCAGGAGGCTCTCTGGGCCATTAACTAAGACATAAAACAATGACAATCACACCAGAAAAGACAGTGAATAACCTTTTCTATTAGGAAAAATGCCATTTATGAATGATGAACTTAATGTGGAAAAAGACTGCCTGAACCAGTACACCTGTGGTTTTGTAGCTGTTTGGAGTATTTCATGGAAATGGAGCCTCAAGAAGGCAAGTAAGATTAGAATCTAGGCTGCCTATCTCTGAGCTGGTCATCTCATTGAATTAATGGTGGCAGTCATTGGTTACCTGAACATTTTATGACTCCTGTCCACATGTGGTATTCCAAAAGTGTTATCCTGACGTTGCTAAGAGCTTGTTAGAGTTTCGTCCACTGAGGTCTTGAAGCATATGAGATCTGAAAATAAATTGCTCAATACTACTGTCAGGGTGTTTTGTGGTTACCCGGGGTAGCTATCCACCAGGTATCAGGAAATATCTTTGAGTTCCTGGTTTTATCATTAGCCATATCGTAGTGATTCAGAACTTTAGCATCACCTGGGGACTCAAAGAAAACGCCTAGATGCCTTAGAGGTTGTGACTTAGTTGGTCTGGGGTAAATCCTATGCCAGAACCCTGACCTCGACTCAGTGATTGCAGCAGAACCCaggctttctgtttcttctgaaTAGTTCTGTGCCCACCCAgggacatcatttttttttcctatttgtaggtttgttttgtttttttttttttggttggttggttggttggtgtttttgttttgttttgttttggagatggagtctcactctgtcgcccaggctggagtgcagtggcgcgatctcggctcactgcaacctctacctcccaggttcaagtggttctcctgcctcagcctcctgagtagctaggattacaggtgtgtgtcaccacgcccagctaatttttgtatttttagtagagatggggtttcaccatgttggtcaggatggtcttgaactcctgacctcgtgatccacccacttcggcctcccagagtgctgggattacaggcatgagccactgcgcctggccctttgtgtttctgagatgaggtctcactacattgctcaagctggtctcaacctcctgagctcaagcagccctcccacctcagccttccaaagtgctgagattacaggcacgagccactacacccagccagggACACCTCATTTCTTAAGTAGCTGGTCTCATTTTGTAGGTAATGCTGGAGGATGGAAGAAGCAAAGGGTTTGGCTTCGTCTGCTTCTCATCTCCTGAAGAAGCAACCAAAGCAGTCACTGAGATGAATGGACGCATTGTGGGCTCCAAGCCACTATATGTTGCCCTGGcccagaggaaggaagagagaaaggctcACCTGACCAACCAGTATATGCAACGAGTGGCTGGAATGAGAGCACTTCCTGCCAATGCCATCTTAAATCAGTTCCAGCCTGCAGCGGGTGGCTACTTTGTGCCAGCAGTCCCACAGGTGGGTGTGCTGTTTGGTCACAGCTGTTGGGAACCTGCCTCCTGGCAGTATTCTGCAGTGGTTGGGGAGAGGGATTTTTCGTTATTAGAGTTCTAGAATGTCACAATAAGGACCCTTCAAGTAAAATGAAGGACTTAGCcatggtcacacacacacacccacagtgGCAGTGGTATCACAAAACAGTCCCCATTAGCTGACCCCTCAGCTTTTGAATAGAaagaacatttaaataattagCTTAGGTCCTGGTTAGTGAGATGAGATACTTCTCTAGGATGGGTTCAGTCCTTAAGAGGGCGTTTGGGTATTCTTCTGTCTTACAGGCTCAGGGAAGGCCTCCATATTATACACCTAACCAGTTAGCACAGATGAGGCCTAATCCACGCTGGCAGCAAGGTAGGAGACCTCAAGGTAGGTGGTGGGGAACAGTAATTTGACGGCCCAGGATATACCTGTCCTGGTCTCCCCTGCCTTTCCTGCTTCCCTGCTCTGAGGCACAGCCTAGGTTCTGGTCCACATCACTTCTCAGTGATGTGCAATTTTTCTCTTCACCAGGCTTCCAAGGAATGCCAAGTGCTATACGCCAGTCTGGGCCTCGTCCAACTCTTCGCCATCTGGCTCCAACTGGTAATGCTCCGGCCTCTCGTGGCCTCCCTACTACCACTCAGAGAGTCGGTGAGCAAACTGGCCTTTAGAAGTgtggcctggggaggagggagtcAGGATGACTAGGCTCTGCCCTGGGTTGGTCAGTTTGTTGGGCTCGAATTTATCGAGTCCTGGTTCTGTAATCTTAGCTGTGTGCTTAGGTGGCCACTTCAGGAGCAGAGAAACAGTATGAGTTCTAGGTGTGTCAGTTGCTTTTAACATTCTTTGCTCATCGGTGAGTCACGTGAAAAAGGTTAGTTGTAGAAGTTTGCTAACTGGATGACCACAGAGGCAGCCTGTTCATTTGGGTGGGGTGAGGAATACAAGGAAACAGTGTGTACAGAATATGTCCTGTATTCCAAGATGTGGAAAGAGTTGTATGTTATCCTTTGGCTCATCCTCGAAAGTAGTAGTGGCCCCCTGTGCAATGTGTTGTGTAAACGTGCTTTGAAATTTCTCCTTCCGTGGGACGTGGCCAGTTGGACATCTGCCAACACTGATGTGCATTTGCTGGTCTGTTGTAGGGTCTGAGTGCCCGGACCGCTTGGCTATGGACTTTGGTGGGGCTGGTGCCGCCCAGCAAGGGCTGACTGACAGCTGCCAGTCTGGAGGTGGTATTGGATGCACACAGAAGGGGGAAAGATGGGATTTGACGGGTCTTTGCCCAGACAGATGGGCTTTAATCATATTTGTTCTTTCCCTAAGGCGTTCCCACAGCTGTGCAGAACTTAGCGCCGCGCGCTGCTGTTGCCGCTGCTGCTCCCCGGGCTGTTGCCCCCTACAAATACGCCTCCAGTGTCCGCAGCCCTCATCCTGCCATACAGCCTCTGCAGGTGAGGTCCACCAGACAGAATGCTTAAAAGGATTTCCCCCATTTCCACTTGATGTAAAAGAAGCTTTACTTTGATTCCTTCAACAGGTATTAAATGCCTGCTCTGTGTTATGATGCTATGTTCTGATTCACTGTCCCTGCCCTTCAGGGGCTCACTAGTGGGAGAGAAGGGGCTTAAACGTGCTCTGCCTGATGCCAGTTCACTCAGAAATGCCTCAGAGCAGGCAGCCAGTGCTGCTTGCTCTCTTTGTACGAAATAATGTGCTCACTCAGCTCTTTGAGCCTCCAGGTCACTTCCACATCCAGTGACCTAATTGGATCCTTGGCTGCTCTGCAAGATGATTGGTACATTAATGCAGGAAATAACTTCAACTTACAGATCGGATGTTCAGCTTCAAAGATGTAATGTGTGTGTAGGAGGGGAAAGTGTTGAACCTAGAGCTTAGAT of the Symphalangus syndactylus isolate Jambi chromosome 12, NHGRI_mSymSyn1-v2.1_pri, whole genome shotgun sequence genome contains:
- the PABPC4 gene encoding polyadenylate-binding protein 4 isoform X3, which codes for MNAAASSYPMASLYVGDLHSDVTEAMLYEKFSPAGPVLSIRVCRDMITRRSLGYAYVNFQQPADAERALDTMNFDVIKGKPIRIMWSQRDPSLRKSGVGNVFIKNLDKSIDNKALYDTFSAFGNILSCKVVCDENGSKGYAFVHFETQEAADKAIEKMNGMLLNDRKVFVGRFKSRKEREAELGAKAKEFTNVYIKNFGEEVDDESLKELFSQFGKTLSVKVMRDPSGKSKGFGFVSYEKHEDANKAVEEMNGKEISGKIIFVGRAQKKVERQAELKRKFEQLKQERISRYQGVNLYIKNLDDTIDDEKLRKEFSPFGSITSAKVMLEDGRSKGFGFVCFSSPEEATKAVTEMNGRIVGSKPLYVALAQRKEERKAHLTNQYMQRVAGMRALPANAILNQFQPAAGGYFVPAVPQAQGRPPYYTPNQLAQMRPNPRWQQGFQGMPSAIRQSGPRPTLRHLAPTGNAPASRGLPTTTQRVGSECPDRLAMDFGGAGAAQQGLTDSCQSGGVPTAVQNLAPRAAVAAAAPRAVAPYKYASSVRSPHPAIQPLQASQPAVHVQGQEPLTASMLAAAPPQEQKQMLGERLFPLIQTMHSNLAGKITGMLLEIDNSELLHMLESPESLRSKVDEAVAVLQAHHAKKEAAQKVGAVAAATS
- the PABPC4 gene encoding polyadenylate-binding protein 4 isoform X15, giving the protein MNAAASSYPMASLYVGDLHSDVTEAMLYEKFSPAGPVLSIRVCRDMITRRSLGYAYVNFQQPADAERALDTMNFDVIKGKPIRIMWSQRDPSLRKSGVGNVFIKNLDKSIDNKALYDTFSAFGNILSCKVVCDENGSKGYAFVHFETQEAADKAIEKMNGMLLNDRKVFVGRFKSRKEREAELGAKAKEFTNVYIKNFGEEVDDESLKELFSQFGKTLSVKVMRDPSGKSKGFGFVSYEKHEDANKAVEEMNGKEISGKIIFVGRAQKKVERQAELKRKFEQLKQERISRYQGVNLYIKNLDDTIDDEKLRKEFSPFGSITSAKVMLEDGRSKGFGFVCFSSPEEATKAVTEMNGRIVGSKPLYVALAQRKEERKAHLTNQYMQRVAGMRALPANAILNQFQPAAGGYFVPAVPQAQGRPPYYTPNQLAQMRPNPRWQQGFQGMPSAIRQSGPRPTLRHLAPTGVPTAVQNLAPRAAVAAAAPRAVAPYKYASSVRSPHPAIQPLQASQPAVHVQGQEPLTASMLAAAPPQEQKQMLGERLFPLIQTMHSNLAGKITGMLLEIDNSELLHMLESPESLRSKVDEAVAVLQAHHAKKEAAQKVGAVAAATS
- the PABPC4 gene encoding polyadenylate-binding protein 4 isoform X4, which codes for MNAAASSYPMASLYVGDLHSDVTEAMLYEKFSPAGPVLSIRVCRDMITRRSLGYAYVNFQQPADAERALDTMNFDVIKGKPIRIMWSQRDPSLRKSGVGNVFIKNLDKSIDNKALYDTFSAFGNILSCKVVCDENGSKGYAFVHFETQEAADKAIEKMNGMLLNDRKVFVGRFKSRKEREAELGAKAKEFTNVYIKNFGEEVDDESLKELFSQFGKTLSVKVMRDPSGKSKGFGFVSYEKHEDANKAVEEMNGKEISGKIIFVGRAQKKVERQAELKRKFEQLKQERISRYQGVNLYIKNLDDTIDDEKLRKEFSPFGSITSAKVMLEDGRSKGFGFVCFSSPEEATKAVTEMNGRIVGSKPLYVALAQRKEERKAHLTNQYMQRVAGMRALPANAILNQFQPAAGGYFVPAVPQAQGRPPYYTPNQLAQMRPNPRWQQGFQGMPSAIRQSGPRPTLRHLAPTGNAPASRGLPTTTQRVGSECPDRLAMDFGGAGAAQQGLTDSCQSGGVPTAVQNLAPRAAVAAAAPRAVAPYKYASSVRSPHPAIQPLQASQPAVHVQGQEPLTASMLAAAPPQEQKQMLGERLFPLIQTMHSNLAGKITGMLLEIDNSELLHMLESPESLRSKVDEAVAVLQAHHAKKEAAQKDSKAK